In one Desulfosporosinus sp. Sb-LF genomic region, the following are encoded:
- a CDS encoding 1-deoxy-D-xylulose-5-phosphate reductoisomerase, with the protein MKTLTILGSTGSVGCQTLDVVRHAEGRLKIHALVAAKSVKLMEEQARTFHPDVVVMMDDAAARELRERLRDLPIKVEQGMDGIMNCVIAPQVDTVVTALSGRIGLEPTLAAIEAGKAIALANKETLVAGGELVMSMAKKMNCPILPVDSEHSAIFQCLEESPETIEKIILTASGGPFFGWTKEKLTTVTLENALRHPNWDMGAKITIDSATMMNKGLEVIEAHYLFNMDYDAIEVLVHPQSVIHSMVEYKDGSVLAQLGRADMRLPIQYALSYPTRWKNPFERLDLRGKTLTFHEPDMEAFPALALAYQVGRRGGTLPAVMNAANEVVVSAFLQKRVTYLGIHDIVEKVCSEHHVLDNPNLERILGADTWARERAEELIN; encoded by the coding sequence TTGAAAACGCTGACCATATTAGGATCAACAGGCTCGGTTGGGTGTCAAACCCTAGATGTCGTTCGTCACGCTGAAGGGCGTCTTAAGATTCATGCCTTAGTGGCGGCTAAAAGCGTGAAGCTTATGGAAGAACAGGCCCGAACTTTTCACCCTGATGTTGTCGTGATGATGGATGATGCAGCTGCCCGTGAACTTCGCGAGCGGCTCAGGGATTTACCGATTAAGGTAGAGCAGGGCATGGATGGTATCATGAACTGTGTGATTGCTCCTCAAGTGGATACGGTTGTCACGGCACTGTCCGGCAGGATTGGTTTAGAACCAACTCTTGCTGCCATAGAGGCCGGTAAAGCAATCGCCCTTGCTAACAAAGAAACGTTAGTTGCTGGTGGAGAATTAGTTATGTCCATGGCCAAGAAGATGAATTGCCCGATTCTTCCTGTAGATAGTGAACATTCGGCCATATTTCAGTGTCTAGAGGAAAGTCCGGAAACTATAGAGAAAATTATTCTCACTGCATCAGGTGGCCCATTTTTTGGATGGACAAAGGAAAAGTTAACGACAGTCACTCTGGAGAACGCCTTACGCCATCCCAACTGGGATATGGGTGCTAAAATTACAATTGACTCCGCAACGATGATGAACAAGGGACTTGAAGTAATCGAGGCACACTATTTATTTAATATGGATTACGATGCAATCGAGGTCCTGGTCCATCCGCAAAGTGTGATCCACTCAATGGTCGAATATAAAGATGGTTCAGTACTCGCCCAGTTAGGAAGGGCGGACATGCGATTGCCCATTCAGTACGCTTTGAGTTATCCAACTCGGTGGAAGAACCCTTTTGAACGCCTTGACCTTCGAGGAAAGACGCTGACCTTCCATGAACCAGATATGGAAGCTTTCCCTGCCCTTGCTTTGGCATACCAAGTTGGACGTCGTGGTGGAACCCTTCCAGCGGTGATGAATGCTGCCAACGAAGTTGTCGTTTCCGCATTTCTTCAAAAGAGAGTTACGTATCTCGGAATCCATGACATCGTTGAAAAGGTTTGTTCTGAACATCATGTCTTAGACAATCCGAATTTGGAAAGAATACTCGGTGCAGATACGTGGGCTCGTGAGCGGGCCGAAGAACTGATTAATTAG
- the rseP gene encoding RIP metalloprotease RseP, giving the protein MLTTLAIIFVFGSMVMIHELGHYMVAKWIGVKVIEFSFGFGPKIIGYQGKETLYALRVIPLGGFVKLHGMDPEVDENGQAVIAPLEDVRSFMNKPVWQRMAVIGAGPIMNFVLAMILFVSVFAYLGVPTQGNSNVIGSLLKGKPAATSGIQPGDRIVAVNQESTPDWNRLTEVIHANPNQVLSLTVERVNGKQRQTVAIKTEKDAQTGFGMIGIAPEVTYMHASILQSTHFGLERTVDFTNLIVVTLTQMITGKIPAEVGGPVMIAQAIGEGAHEGLANLLGLTGVLSIQLGLINLFPIPALDGSRLIFLLIEGLRGKPLNPEKENLIHLVGFVMLMVLMIAVTYKDVVRLFVKAG; this is encoded by the coding sequence GTGTTAACGACACTTGCCATTATTTTTGTCTTTGGAAGCATGGTTATGATCCATGAGCTTGGACACTATATGGTCGCAAAATGGATTGGGGTTAAGGTGATTGAGTTCAGTTTTGGTTTCGGTCCTAAAATCATTGGGTATCAAGGAAAAGAGACCCTTTATGCGCTGCGTGTAATTCCCTTAGGGGGGTTCGTTAAACTTCATGGTATGGATCCAGAAGTTGATGAAAATGGTCAGGCGGTCATTGCTCCACTAGAAGATGTACGAAGTTTTATGAATAAGCCTGTTTGGCAGCGCATGGCTGTCATTGGGGCTGGTCCGATCATGAACTTTGTTTTGGCGATGATCCTATTTGTTAGCGTTTTTGCCTATCTTGGAGTTCCTACACAAGGGAATAGTAATGTGATTGGGTCCTTGTTAAAAGGAAAACCAGCAGCTACTTCTGGAATTCAACCGGGAGATAGAATCGTTGCTGTGAACCAGGAATCAACACCAGACTGGAATCGTTTGACAGAAGTTATCCATGCCAATCCAAACCAAGTTTTGAGCCTTACGGTTGAACGAGTTAACGGAAAACAACGTCAAACTGTAGCTATCAAAACAGAAAAAGATGCCCAAACAGGGTTTGGTATGATTGGCATTGCACCGGAAGTTACCTATATGCATGCTTCAATTCTTCAGTCGACCCATTTTGGGCTAGAACGTACGGTGGATTTTACTAATCTTATTGTCGTGACCTTGACGCAAATGATTACTGGAAAAATCCCGGCTGAAGTGGGCGGCCCAGTCATGATCGCTCAAGCGATTGGGGAAGGTGCCCATGAGGGATTAGCAAACTTATTAGGTTTGACAGGAGTGTTGAGTATTCAACTAGGCCTCATCAACTTGTTTCCTATTCCCGCTCTCGACGGAAGCCGGCTTATCTTCTTATTAATCGAGGGATTGAGAGGAAAACCTTTAAACCCGGAAAAGGAAAATTTGATTCACTTAGTGGGTTTTGTAATGCTTATGGTTCTCATGATTGCTGTGACTTACAAAGATGTCGTGCGTTTATTCGTGAAAGCAGGGTAG
- the ispG gene encoding flavodoxin-dependent (E)-4-hydroxy-3-methylbut-2-enyl-diphosphate synthase — translation MQRKRTKSVQVGPITIGDGASIVVQSMTNTDTRDVAKTLAQIHSLAEAGCEVVRLAVLDEDAVVALKEISALSPLPVIADIHFDYRLALGAVAQGIHGLRLNPGNIGALWKVQEVVRAVKERQIPIRIGVNAGSLDKEILKKYGGPTATGMVESALGHIRLLENEGYDKIKVSLKASDVPLMLEAYRKMSEVVDYPLHLGVTEAGTVRSGVVKSAIGIGALLAEGIGDTIRVSLTGDPVREIPVALEILRVLGLRQRSIDLISCPTCGRTQVDLTLLAEKVEERLSQLPPLDKPLKVAVMGCAVNGPGEASEADFGIAGGKGMGLLFRKGEIVARLPEDELLPALLHEIEEYVGDHRRGNS, via the coding sequence ATACAAAGAAAGAGAACAAAATCTGTCCAGGTTGGGCCCATTACGATTGGTGACGGAGCTTCCATCGTGGTGCAATCAATGACAAATACGGATACCCGTGATGTCGCAAAGACACTGGCTCAAATTCATTCTTTAGCTGAGGCAGGGTGTGAAGTTGTACGTCTTGCAGTCTTGGATGAAGACGCAGTAGTGGCCTTAAAAGAAATTTCCGCCTTGAGTCCACTTCCCGTGATCGCAGATATTCATTTTGACTACCGTTTGGCCCTAGGTGCTGTTGCACAAGGAATTCATGGCTTACGGCTAAACCCCGGGAATATTGGGGCTCTCTGGAAAGTTCAAGAAGTCGTACGTGCTGTGAAGGAACGACAGATCCCAATCCGCATTGGAGTTAACGCTGGGTCACTGGATAAAGAAATTCTTAAAAAGTATGGTGGTCCCACTGCTACAGGGATGGTTGAGAGTGCGTTAGGACATATCCGCTTATTAGAAAACGAGGGATATGATAAAATAAAGGTCTCTCTGAAAGCTTCTGATGTACCCTTGATGCTTGAAGCCTATCGTAAGATGTCTGAGGTCGTTGATTATCCATTGCATCTTGGGGTAACTGAAGCAGGGACGGTACGCTCAGGTGTAGTAAAATCAGCTATAGGGATTGGTGCACTGCTTGCCGAAGGGATTGGAGATACAATTCGAGTGTCGCTTACGGGAGACCCAGTTCGGGAAATTCCAGTGGCCCTGGAAATTCTACGTGTTCTTGGATTGAGACAACGCAGCATCGATTTGATTAGTTGTCCAACCTGTGGCCGTACACAGGTTGACTTGACATTACTTGCGGAAAAAGTAGAAGAACGGTTATCTCAGCTTCCGCCTTTGGACAAGCCTCTAAAAGTTGCAGTGATGGGATGTGCTGTCAATGGACCAGGTGAAGCCAGTGAAGCGGATTTCGGGATTGCAGGCGGAAAAGGAATGGGGCTGCTGTTTCGCAAGGGGGAGATTGTAGCCCGCTTACCTGAAGATGAATTACTTCCCGCACTACTCCACGAAATCGAGGAGTATGTGGGTGATCACCGTAGAGGCAATTCATGA
- a CDS encoding proline--tRNA ligase codes for MRVSQLLNPTLREVPAEAEVISHQLMVRAGLIRKSAAGVYTYLPLGLRVLRKIETIVREEMDAKGGQEVLMPIIQPAELWKESGRWEVYGAELFRLKDRHNREFCLGPTHEEIITDLVRGEIRSYKQLPLRLYQIQNKYRDERRPRFGLMRGREFIMKDLYSFDRDEAGLDESYQRMYDAYCRIFSRCGLTYRPVEADAGAIGGTGGTHEFMVLADSGENSVVYCPDCDFAANVEKAECRPQVIEDVEVVGQRKLVSTPEMKTINEVCKFLSVPKTGLVKTLLYQGDDKTFLVLIRGDRELNEIKLNNALGGFVSLQLASPQVVAEILGCEPGYVGPVEVPAGLLVVADEEVPLMKRAVCGANKANYHFVDTVPSQEFRMDRVLDLRMVEPGEACLKCGAPLKEARGIEVGQVFKLGTKYSKALGAIYLDENGEEKHCVMGCYGVGVSRSMASSIEQNHDESGIIWPIPIAPYHCIIVPVSTKDAQVVEAAEKLYQDLQGLGVEVILDDRDERAGVKFKDADLVGYPIRVTIGSKTLGNGQVELRERKTGETQLVSIADVAQQVKRIIEKALVC; via the coding sequence ATGCGCGTCAGCCAATTATTAAATCCGACACTCCGTGAGGTTCCTGCGGAAGCTGAAGTTATTAGCCATCAACTGATGGTTCGAGCAGGTTTAATCCGTAAATCTGCGGCGGGGGTATACACTTATTTGCCTTTGGGCTTGAGAGTTCTGAGAAAGATTGAAACCATTGTTCGCGAAGAAATGGATGCTAAAGGCGGGCAAGAAGTCCTTATGCCAATCATACAACCTGCTGAATTATGGAAAGAGAGCGGGCGTTGGGAGGTATACGGTGCAGAGCTGTTTCGTCTAAAAGATCGCCATAATCGAGAGTTCTGCCTTGGCCCGACTCACGAAGAAATAATTACAGATCTCGTTCGGGGAGAAATTCGTTCGTACAAGCAGCTGCCGCTTCGTCTTTATCAGATTCAGAATAAATATCGGGATGAGCGTCGTCCTCGTTTTGGCCTGATGCGTGGACGGGAATTTATCATGAAAGACCTTTACTCGTTTGATCGGGATGAAGCAGGGTTGGACGAAAGTTATCAAAGAATGTACGATGCCTATTGTCGCATTTTTTCACGCTGTGGTTTAACCTATCGGCCGGTGGAAGCGGACGCTGGTGCCATTGGAGGAACAGGTGGCACTCATGAATTCATGGTTTTGGCAGATTCAGGCGAGAACTCGGTTGTTTATTGTCCAGATTGCGATTTCGCGGCCAATGTGGAAAAAGCGGAGTGTCGTCCCCAAGTTATTGAGGATGTCGAGGTTGTAGGCCAGCGGAAATTGGTGTCTACGCCAGAAATGAAGACCATTAACGAAGTTTGTAAATTTTTGTCAGTTCCGAAAACTGGTCTCGTTAAGACGTTGCTGTATCAAGGAGATGACAAAACATTTTTGGTACTGATTCGTGGAGACCGCGAACTGAATGAAATTAAGTTGAATAATGCCTTAGGAGGATTCGTTTCTCTCCAACTTGCCTCCCCTCAAGTTGTTGCAGAGATCTTAGGGTGTGAGCCGGGCTACGTTGGTCCTGTAGAGGTACCAGCAGGGCTTTTAGTCGTAGCCGACGAAGAGGTGCCTCTGATGAAAAGGGCCGTGTGTGGTGCGAATAAGGCGAATTATCACTTTGTAGATACCGTCCCTAGTCAAGAATTTCGTATGGACCGTGTCCTGGATTTGCGTATGGTGGAACCAGGTGAAGCATGCCTTAAATGTGGTGCACCTCTTAAAGAAGCTAGAGGTATTGAAGTGGGTCAAGTTTTCAAGCTGGGAACGAAGTATAGTAAAGCACTAGGGGCAATCTATTTAGATGAAAATGGAGAAGAAAAACATTGTGTCATGGGTTGTTATGGTGTTGGTGTAAGCCGCTCTATGGCTTCTTCGATCGAACAAAATCATGATGAATCTGGAATAATTTGGCCGATACCTATTGCCCCATACCACTGTATAATTGTACCTGTCAGTACGAAAGATGCTCAAGTGGTGGAAGCAGCCGAAAAACTGTATCAGGACCTTCAAGGCCTGGGCGTTGAAGTGATTCTCGACGATCGAGATGAACGCGCTGGTGTAAAATTTAAGGACGCGGATCTGGTTGGATATCCTATACGGGTTACGATCGGGAGTAAAACCTTGGGAAATGGTCAGGTCGAACTAAGAGAACGTAAAACGGGTGAAACACAACTTGTATCCATTGCGGATGTTGCGCAACAGGTTAAGAGAATTATAGAGAAAGCTTTGGTGTGCTAG
- a CDS encoding methyl-accepting chemotaxis protein, with translation MNWLRSWRIKTKILALILLMATFIGIVGFVGYYYNAKANAQITNIYSNHLLSVSSVNAARAQSRATEAAMFHFLLAQDKTTQAEQLDELKTRVDNFDKFFGAYLKIPADAYEKEREQKIQQELTPYRAERQKGIDMANLGDQRAAYDYFTKNALPHIDVINKALEEIAEYNTNSAYETNSQNDADYALSIKVIITTSVMASLLCIMLGLMVASSIVKPLNFLKKELDSLADNGGDLTQVIPIDTKDEVGDLARAINKFLANLRTIMTVVMEQAQILVVAIEQISSGTEQMAKGATSQAGETQYLTDRISEMASAAEEVAASSEETVKAAQAMAKDVQEGKIIVEMTGVAMKGIGDNIHTLEQRSAKIDEIIGMINDIASQTNLLALNAAIEAARAGEHGRGFAVVADEIRKLAERSSKATKEIGTIISEMQNETASAVSATEEGGNATHANGVLFERIFEFIQTTHQMVDDVYKAATSVAELSTKSLTSIQSVAAITEEFSASTEETASSAVALSEMSEKLINSVKHFKL, from the coding sequence TTGAATTGGTTAAGAAGTTGGAGAATTAAAACTAAGATTTTAGCACTGATACTCCTAATGGCTACTTTTATAGGCATCGTTGGATTCGTTGGTTATTATTATAATGCCAAAGCTAATGCCCAAATAACAAATATTTATTCTAATCACTTATTAAGCGTAAGCTCTGTAAATGCTGCCCGTGCACAGAGCCGAGCAACCGAGGCCGCAATGTTTCATTTTTTGTTGGCACAAGATAAAACAACGCAAGCAGAACAACTGGATGAGTTGAAAACCCGAGTAGACAATTTTGATAAATTTTTTGGTGCCTACTTGAAGATACCCGCCGATGCTTACGAGAAGGAAAGGGAACAGAAAATACAACAAGAGCTAACCCCTTACAGAGCCGAACGACAGAAAGGCATTGATATGGCAAACCTAGGAGACCAAAGAGCTGCTTATGATTATTTTACTAAAAATGCTCTACCTCATATTGACGTAATCAATAAAGCGTTGGAAGAGATCGCAGAATACAACACCAATAGTGCTTATGAGACTAACTCTCAAAACGATGCTGACTATGCCTTATCTATAAAAGTTATCATTACCACCTCTGTGATGGCCTCCCTATTGTGTATAATGCTTGGTTTAATGGTTGCATCATCGATAGTCAAACCATTAAATTTTTTAAAGAAAGAATTAGACAGCCTAGCGGACAATGGAGGAGATTTAACCCAGGTAATACCCATCGACACCAAAGACGAAGTTGGCGATCTGGCAAGAGCCATTAACAAGTTCTTGGCAAATCTTAGAACGATCATGACCGTGGTCATGGAACAAGCCCAGATACTTGTCGTAGCCATAGAACAAATATCCTCCGGAACTGAGCAAATGGCAAAAGGAGCTACCTCCCAGGCTGGTGAAACCCAATACTTGACAGACCGAATTTCCGAAATGGCCTCAGCCGCAGAAGAAGTAGCAGCTAGTTCCGAAGAAACCGTTAAAGCCGCACAAGCAATGGCTAAGGACGTCCAGGAGGGCAAAATCATTGTAGAAATGACAGGTGTAGCCATGAAAGGAATTGGGGACAACATCCATACCCTGGAACAACGCTCGGCGAAAATTGATGAGATCATCGGAATGATTAACGATATTGCCAGTCAAACCAATCTTCTTGCGCTCAATGCTGCGATTGAAGCCGCTCGCGCTGGAGAACACGGTAGAGGCTTTGCCGTTGTGGCCGATGAAATCCGTAAACTAGCGGAACGCTCTAGCAAGGCAACGAAAGAAATTGGTACAATTATTTCCGAGATGCAGAACGAAACAGCAAGTGCTGTCTCTGCAACCGAAGAAGGCGGGAATGCAACCCATGCGAACGGAGTCTTATTCGAACGAATATTCGAATTTATTCAAACCACCCACCAAATGGTCGATGACGTATACAAAGCTGCGACCTCCGTTGCTGAATTAAGCACAAAGTCTTTGACCAGCATCCAATCAGTAGCAGCAATAACTGAAGAGTTCTCAGCCAGCACTGAAGAAACAGCGAGTTCGGCCGTAGCCCTTTCCGAGATGAGTGAAAAGCTCATTAATTCGGTGAAACACTTTAAACTGTAG
- a CDS encoding diguanylate cyclase, whose product MEKLTSQILENITLNEASHKSLFEYNLDATFIIDLNVRFIEVNNAAVKLSGYSSQELYQIPLQTIVVQEEYRHLLKYFEESLRQAQRFETVINHKKGFLVELDVMFVPIVFDNKTIGIYGIARDISKSKQMEKQLRHANLYDQMTGLYNRNYFKQEMQRIENERSGSIGLIICDVDGLKIVNNTLGHDKGDALLLAAAHVVKDATAPCDIVARIDGDEFAVLIVKGEPQKVQTICRKIHKDIDDYNFQTPELPLSISIGWAYRNGDSTELFKEAYDNMYREKLHHRKSTCSTLVDALMKTLEARDCMTEEHADRLQEAVTLMAKALELSDHRLADLNLLAKFHDIGKVGIPDQILFKPGPLTPQEFKEMQRHSEIGQRIANSASLFEPIADNILKHHEWWNGKGYPLGLREGEIPLECRILSIADAYDAMTHDRSYRKAMSHEEALTELKRWAGAQFDPTLVDLFIEIVNG is encoded by the coding sequence ATGGAGAAGTTGACTTCTCAAATTTTGGAAAATATTACTCTAAATGAGGCATCACATAAATCTCTATTCGAGTACAACCTTGACGCGACTTTCATTATCGACCTGAACGTAAGATTTATCGAAGTAAATAATGCTGCCGTTAAATTATCTGGATATTCCTCTCAAGAGCTCTATCAAATTCCATTACAAACTATAGTCGTTCAGGAAGAATATAGGCACTTGCTCAAATACTTCGAAGAATCCTTAAGGCAAGCTCAACGTTTTGAAACCGTGATCAATCATAAAAAAGGATTCCTTGTTGAGCTTGATGTGATGTTCGTTCCAATAGTGTTCGATAACAAGACCATCGGCATTTATGGCATAGCCAGGGATATTTCAAAGTCAAAACAGATGGAAAAACAACTCCGGCATGCTAACCTTTATGATCAAATGACGGGACTCTATAATCGGAATTACTTTAAACAGGAAATGCAGCGGATAGAGAACGAGCGTTCAGGCTCTATCGGACTCATTATTTGTGATGTTGACGGACTCAAGATTGTGAATAACACCCTAGGACATGACAAAGGGGATGCTTTACTGCTCGCGGCGGCGCATGTGGTAAAAGATGCTACGGCTCCTTGCGACATTGTTGCCCGAATTGATGGGGATGAATTCGCAGTATTAATAGTTAAAGGTGAACCTCAAAAAGTGCAAACGATATGTCGGAAGATCCATAAGGACATCGACGACTACAATTTTCAAACACCTGAGCTTCCTCTAAGTATCTCCATCGGTTGGGCATACAGAAATGGAGATTCAACTGAATTGTTCAAAGAAGCGTACGACAATATGTACCGTGAAAAACTGCATCACAGAAAAAGCACCTGTAGCACCCTCGTGGACGCTTTGATGAAAACACTGGAAGCTCGCGATTGTATGACAGAAGAACATGCAGATCGACTTCAGGAAGCAGTAACTTTGATGGCCAAAGCATTAGAACTATCAGATCATCGCCTTGCCGATTTAAACCTGTTAGCTAAATTTCACGACATCGGAAAAGTTGGAATTCCAGACCAAATCCTCTTTAAACCTGGTCCTCTTACCCCTCAGGAATTTAAAGAAATGCAACGCCATAGCGAGATAGGACAGCGAATTGCCAATTCAGCCTCACTCTTTGAACCCATCGCTGACAATATTCTGAAACACCATGAGTGGTGGAATGGAAAAGGATATCCACTTGGCCTTAGAGAGGGAGAAATCCCATTGGAGTGCAGAATTTTAAGTATTGCGGACGCTTACGATGCCATGACCCACGACCGGTCATATCGGAAGGCTATGTCCCACGAAGAGGCACTAACTGAGCTCAAACGATGGGCAGGGGCACAGTTTGATCCTACTCTGGTTGACCTATTTATTGAAATCGTGAATGGTTAA
- the rimP gene encoding ribosome maturation factor RimP: protein MNETMEQKIGSLVEPIVRERGLELVDVEYIKEGAHWYLRLFIDKDGGVDMDDCSGVSHAVSDMLDQKNPIPQAYMLEVSSPGLERPLKKEADFVRFQGSLVTVHTTSTFQGYKEFSGNLVGLIDDEIVLEYEDKRIAIPRNVVKKTHLSMEF, encoded by the coding sequence ATGAATGAGACAATGGAACAAAAGATTGGGTCACTGGTTGAGCCGATTGTCAGAGAACGAGGGCTCGAATTAGTGGATGTGGAGTATATAAAGGAAGGGGCACATTGGTATTTGCGCCTTTTTATTGATAAAGACGGTGGCGTGGACATGGATGATTGTTCGGGTGTGAGCCATGCCGTAAGTGATATGCTCGACCAAAAAAATCCTATTCCACAGGCCTATATGCTGGAAGTGTCTTCTCCTGGACTGGAACGCCCTCTTAAAAAAGAAGCGGACTTTGTACGCTTTCAGGGAAGTTTGGTTACCGTACATACTACGTCTACATTTCAGGGGTATAAGGAATTTTCAGGAAATCTTGTCGGATTAATTGACGATGAAATCGTTTTGGAATATGAGGACAAGCGTATTGCGATTCCACGTAACGTAGTTAAAAAAACTCATTTATCGATGGAGTTCTAG
- the nusA gene encoding transcription termination factor NusA, whose product MNMEFIEALHELEKGRGISAEILFEAIEAALISAYKKNFGSLQNVRVLIDRLTGEFKVYARKTVVEDVEDTRTQVGLEDARKLDPNYQLEDVVEYEVTPREFGRIAAQTAKQVVVQRIREAERGMIYDEYVNREGDIVTGVVQRYEQKNVIVDLGKVEAVLPAQEQIPGEVYQSFERLKTYVVEVKKTTKGPQIMLSRTHPGLIKRLFELEVPEIHDGIVEIKGVSREAGARSKIAVYSRDTNVDPVGACVGPKGVRVQTIVTELKGEKIDIVNYSTDPQEFVANALSPAKVMGVYPKLNEKVAIVVVPDYQLSLAIGKEGQNARLAAKLTGWKIDIKSESQAVAQNILSQGQEQGYENLEEYGDYEEYSEYDEYIETDNYQEYEENGPNEDGLIHEADACNNSGDYDAGSYEYKLDEKFIEAVSDNAPNEIAKDIIEDEKVNSKEKEKKRMG is encoded by the coding sequence ATGAATATGGAGTTCATCGAGGCCCTTCACGAGTTAGAAAAAGGACGGGGAATTTCTGCAGAGATTTTATTCGAGGCTATTGAGGCAGCACTGATTTCCGCGTACAAGAAGAATTTCGGGTCATTACAAAATGTCCGGGTTCTTATTGACCGTTTAACCGGTGAGTTTAAAGTTTATGCTCGAAAGACCGTTGTCGAAGACGTGGAGGATACTCGGACTCAGGTTGGATTGGAGGACGCTCGTAAACTTGATCCTAATTACCAACTTGAAGACGTGGTGGAATACGAAGTAACCCCTCGTGAATTCGGGCGAATTGCGGCGCAAACGGCGAAACAGGTTGTCGTTCAGCGTATAAGAGAAGCTGAACGAGGTATGATCTATGATGAATATGTTAACCGTGAAGGGGATATTGTCACTGGGGTCGTTCAACGATATGAGCAGAAGAATGTGATTGTTGATTTAGGGAAGGTAGAAGCTGTACTTCCCGCTCAGGAACAAATCCCTGGAGAGGTGTACCAATCCTTCGAACGTCTCAAGACGTATGTCGTAGAGGTGAAAAAGACAACGAAAGGCCCGCAAATCATGCTGTCCCGTACACACCCTGGATTGATAAAGCGCTTATTTGAGCTTGAAGTACCGGAAATTCATGATGGCATTGTGGAAATTAAAGGTGTTTCACGTGAAGCAGGAGCTCGTTCTAAAATCGCCGTTTATTCGCGTGACACCAATGTCGATCCTGTGGGAGCTTGTGTTGGACCAAAAGGAGTTCGTGTACAAACTATTGTCACAGAATTAAAAGGGGAAAAGATTGATATCGTGAATTATTCAACGGATCCTCAAGAGTTTGTAGCGAACGCGCTTTCTCCTGCGAAGGTAATGGGAGTTTATCCTAAACTTAATGAGAAAGTTGCAATCGTCGTAGTTCCTGACTATCAACTTTCTTTAGCAATTGGTAAGGAAGGACAAAATGCCCGCCTTGCCGCAAAACTTACTGGGTGGAAAATTGATATAAAAAGTGAATCCCAAGCAGTAGCGCAAAATATTCTTTCTCAAGGACAAGAACAAGGGTATGAAAACCTCGAAGAATACGGTGACTATGAAGAGTATTCGGAATATGATGAATATATTGAGACAGATAACTATCAGGAATACGAAGAAAACGGACCTAATGAAGATGGGTTGATACATGAGGCAGATGCGTGTAATAACAGTGGAGATTATGATGCAGGCTCTTATGAATACAAACTCGATGAAAAATTTATCGAAGCTGTTAGTGATAATGCTCCTAATGAGATTGCAAAGGATATTATAGAGGATGAAAAAGTAAACTCTAAGGAGAAAGAAAAGAAAAGGATGGGGTGA
- a CDS encoding YlxR family protein — MKTRKVPMRMCLGCQQMKPKKELLRIVRTPEGTVEPDPTGKRNGRGAYLCPNSICFQTAVKERRFRKAFGIDVDPEIVANLEGKISS; from the coding sequence ATGAAGACACGGAAAGTTCCAATGCGGATGTGTTTGGGTTGTCAACAAATGAAGCCCAAGAAAGAGCTCTTGCGAATCGTTAGAACTCCGGAAGGGACTGTTGAACCCGATCCTACTGGAAAACGGAATGGTCGTGGCGCATACCTTTGTCCTAACTCAATCTGTTTTCAAACCGCCGTCAAAGAGCGTCGATTTCGAAAGGCTTTTGGAATTGATGTCGATCCCGAAATAGTTGCGAACCTGGAAGGAAAGATTTCTTCGTGA
- a CDS encoding ribosomal L7Ae/L30e/S12e/Gadd45 family protein: MNTRILSLIGIARRAGKIGSGDAQIEAMLKKRKGFLLIIAEDALGAQKKYIQWAGDLKLPVVVIGTKLEIGNSIGLSPRSAVLILDQGFAKAILLARS; this comes from the coding sequence GTGAATACACGTATCTTGTCATTAATTGGGATCGCTCGACGAGCAGGTAAAATAGGTTCTGGAGATGCACAGATTGAAGCTATGTTGAAAAAGAGAAAAGGGTTCCTTCTTATAATTGCGGAGGATGCTCTCGGTGCTCAGAAAAAATATATTCAGTGGGCTGGTGATCTTAAATTACCAGTTGTCGTCATCGGAACGAAACTAGAAATAGGTAACTCAATAGGACTTTCGCCGCGTTCAGCAGTGCTAATTTTAGATCAAGGGTTTGCTAAGGCTATTTTACTAGCAAGGAGCTGA